In Euwallacea similis isolate ESF13 chromosome 17, ESF131.1, whole genome shotgun sequence, a single window of DNA contains:
- the LOC136414334 gene encoding SPARC-related modular calcium-binding protein 2-like isoform X1, with protein MLSRIFFFSLLVWGVFCDETTVCYPKACQKPDNQKIVCGSDGLSYPNRCQLELVRCQNKNVTFVKRGPCKKHRTCLDWQNFNLDFPQYRFKARCKKSGAYEPGQCHPESGYCWCVTVEGLPIPGTAKERNPNLGGKPIRCGGGNKKKIARSPSRRKNRTCKLMEKAQFNNNLMNSFHSEYMRELKRNDSDNGVIIWKFESLDTNHDQVLDKREYRDIKRLVSKAMKPKKCAKAFPKSCDMDNDGKITSQEWLVCLPRDGYTVFSRVFWLLSDSNRTNDNSDTGEDTAEDYEGGSPFDSAFTSEVLDTALDTVTLSVGDENESIDSNSPEEQTHGCLADRKTALDEADSSVTGNFHNASYIPECTVDGRYKKVQCYPAVAYCWCVNEDDGNSIAGTSVKGGHPNCDNVKPIPPPMKGCSDDKKLTFLQELMHFLKTKMNEKSGPSNPALSLGLIHSNENQAVWCFNFLDKNRNKVLERSEWKSFKDMVAPIKGLKKCGKKLPRYCDSNKDREISMTEWLDCLNVKASSKLLSKDSPLRMLKDD; from the exons acAACGGTGTGCTACCCGAAAGCGTGTCAGAAACCTGACAATCAGAAGATAGTGTGCGGCTCGGACGGACTAAGCTACCCAAATCGGTGTCAATTGGAACTGGTACGTTGTCAGAACAAGAACGTGACGTTTGTCAAGAGAGGCCCCTGCAAGAAACATCGAACCTGCCTGGATTGGCAAAATTTTAACCTCGATTTTCCTCAGTATAGATTCAAGGCACG GTGCAAGAAGAGCGGTGCCTACGAACCGGGCCAATGCCATCCCGAAAGCGGTTACTGCTGGTGTGTAACCGTGGAAGGTCTGCCCATCCCTGGTACGGCCAAGGAGAGAAATCCGAACCTCGGCGGCAAGCCCATCAGATGTGGTGGCGGCAACAAGAAGAAGATCGCCCGTTCTCCGAGTCGTCGGAAAAACCGCACCTGCAAACTCATGGAGAAAGCCCAGTTTAACAACAACCTGATGAACAGTTTCCATTCTGAGTATATGCGAGAGTTAAAGCGCAACGACTCGGACAACGGGGTGATTATCTGGAAGTTCGAGAGTTTGGACACGAACCACGACCAAGTTTTGGATAAGAGAGAGTACCGGGACATCAAGCGGCTGGTGAGCAAAGCCATGAAGCCGAAGAAGTGCGCCAAAGCCTTCCCTAAGTCCTGCGACATGGACAACGATGGCAAGATCACCTCGCAGGAGTGGTTGGTGTGCCTGCCCAGAGATGGTTACACAG ttttttcgcGTGTTTTTTGGTTGCTATCAGATAGCAATAGGACCAACGACAATTCGGACACCGGGGAAGATACCGCGGAGGACTACGAGGGAGGGTCGCCTTTCGACAGTGCGTTTACATCGGAAG TTCTGGACACTGCTCTGGATACCGTAACACTGTCTGTGGGCGATGAAAACGAGTCCATCGACAGCAACAGCCCTGAAGAGCAAACACACGGCTGTTTGGCAGACAGGAAAACAGCGCTCGATGAAGCCGATAGTAGCGTCACGGGGAATTTCCATAATGCCTCTTATATTCCTGAGTGCACTGTTGATGGGCGCTACAAGAAA GTCCAATGTTATCCGGCGGTAGCCTATTGCTGGTGCGTAAATGAAGATGATGGAAACTCTATTGCCGGTACATCAGTGAAGGGCGGGCATCCCAACTGTGATAATGTGAAACCAATTCCTCCGCCTATGAAGGGTTGTTCGGACGACAAGAAGCTGACATTCTTGCAGGAGCTTATGCATTTCTTGAAGACGAAGATGAACGAGAAATCGGGTCCCAGCAATCCTGCCTTATCGTTAG gaTTGATTCATTCAAATGAAAACCAGGCGGTTTGGTGTTTCAACTTCCTCgataaaaatagaaacaaagTCCTCGAAAGATCCGAATGGAAGTCTTTCAAAGACATGGTGGCTCCGATTAAAGGGCTGAAAAAATGCGGCAAAAAGCTGCCGCGGTACTGTGATAGCAACAAAGACCGAGAAATCAGTATGACCGAGTGGTTGGATTGTCTTAATGTTAAAG CGTCGTCTAAATTATTAAGCAAAGACAGTCCTCTGAGGATGCTTAAGGATGACTAG
- the LOC136414334 gene encoding SPARC-related modular calcium-binding protein 2-like isoform X2, whose amino-acid sequence MLSRIFFFSLLVWGVFCDETTVCYPKACQKPDNQKIVCGSDGLSYPNRCQLELVRCQNKNVTFVKRGPCKKHRTCLDWQNFNLDFPQYRFKARCKKSGAYEPGQCHPESGYCWCVTVEGLPIPGTAKERNPNLGGKPIRCGGGNKKKIARSPSRRKNRTCKLMEKAQFNNNLMNSFHSEYMRELKRNDSDNGVIIWKFESLDTNHDQVLDKREYRDIKRLVSKAMKPKKCAKAFPKSCDMDNDGKITSQEWLVCLPRDGYTDSNRTNDNSDTGEDTAEDYEGGSPFDSAFTSEVLDTALDTVTLSVGDENESIDSNSPEEQTHGCLADRKTALDEADSSVTGNFHNASYIPECTVDGRYKKVQCYPAVAYCWCVNEDDGNSIAGTSVKGGHPNCDNVKPIPPPMKGCSDDKKLTFLQELMHFLKTKMNEKSGPSNPALSLGLIHSNENQAVWCFNFLDKNRNKVLERSEWKSFKDMVAPIKGLKKCGKKLPRYCDSNKDREISMTEWLDCLNVKASSKLLSKDSPLRMLKDD is encoded by the exons acAACGGTGTGCTACCCGAAAGCGTGTCAGAAACCTGACAATCAGAAGATAGTGTGCGGCTCGGACGGACTAAGCTACCCAAATCGGTGTCAATTGGAACTGGTACGTTGTCAGAACAAGAACGTGACGTTTGTCAAGAGAGGCCCCTGCAAGAAACATCGAACCTGCCTGGATTGGCAAAATTTTAACCTCGATTTTCCTCAGTATAGATTCAAGGCACG GTGCAAGAAGAGCGGTGCCTACGAACCGGGCCAATGCCATCCCGAAAGCGGTTACTGCTGGTGTGTAACCGTGGAAGGTCTGCCCATCCCTGGTACGGCCAAGGAGAGAAATCCGAACCTCGGCGGCAAGCCCATCAGATGTGGTGGCGGCAACAAGAAGAAGATCGCCCGTTCTCCGAGTCGTCGGAAAAACCGCACCTGCAAACTCATGGAGAAAGCCCAGTTTAACAACAACCTGATGAACAGTTTCCATTCTGAGTATATGCGAGAGTTAAAGCGCAACGACTCGGACAACGGGGTGATTATCTGGAAGTTCGAGAGTTTGGACACGAACCACGACCAAGTTTTGGATAAGAGAGAGTACCGGGACATCAAGCGGCTGGTGAGCAAAGCCATGAAGCCGAAGAAGTGCGCCAAAGCCTTCCCTAAGTCCTGCGACATGGACAACGATGGCAAGATCACCTCGCAGGAGTGGTTGGTGTGCCTGCCCAGAGATGGTTACACAG ATAGCAATAGGACCAACGACAATTCGGACACCGGGGAAGATACCGCGGAGGACTACGAGGGAGGGTCGCCTTTCGACAGTGCGTTTACATCGGAAG TTCTGGACACTGCTCTGGATACCGTAACACTGTCTGTGGGCGATGAAAACGAGTCCATCGACAGCAACAGCCCTGAAGAGCAAACACACGGCTGTTTGGCAGACAGGAAAACAGCGCTCGATGAAGCCGATAGTAGCGTCACGGGGAATTTCCATAATGCCTCTTATATTCCTGAGTGCACTGTTGATGGGCGCTACAAGAAA GTCCAATGTTATCCGGCGGTAGCCTATTGCTGGTGCGTAAATGAAGATGATGGAAACTCTATTGCCGGTACATCAGTGAAGGGCGGGCATCCCAACTGTGATAATGTGAAACCAATTCCTCCGCCTATGAAGGGTTGTTCGGACGACAAGAAGCTGACATTCTTGCAGGAGCTTATGCATTTCTTGAAGACGAAGATGAACGAGAAATCGGGTCCCAGCAATCCTGCCTTATCGTTAG gaTTGATTCATTCAAATGAAAACCAGGCGGTTTGGTGTTTCAACTTCCTCgataaaaatagaaacaaagTCCTCGAAAGATCCGAATGGAAGTCTTTCAAAGACATGGTGGCTCCGATTAAAGGGCTGAAAAAATGCGGCAAAAAGCTGCCGCGGTACTGTGATAGCAACAAAGACCGAGAAATCAGTATGACCGAGTGGTTGGATTGTCTTAATGTTAAAG CGTCGTCTAAATTATTAAGCAAAGACAGTCCTCTGAGGATGCTTAAGGATGACTAG